One part of the Equus asinus isolate D_3611 breed Donkey chromosome 6, EquAss-T2T_v2, whole genome shotgun sequence genome encodes these proteins:
- the FAM136A gene encoding protein FAM136A isoform X2 has product MFRCSASCCEDSQASMQQVHQCIERCHAPLAQAQALVTSELEKFQDRLARCTMHCNDKAKDSIDAGSKELQVKRQLESCVTKCVDDHMHLIPTMTKKMKESLSSIGK; this is encoded by the exons ATGTTCCGGTGCAGCGCCAGCTGCTGTGAGGACAGCCAGGCGTCCATGCAGCAGGTACACCAGTGCATTGAGCGCTGCCACGCGCCTCTGGCTCAAGCCCAGGCCCTGGTGACCAGCGAGTTGGAGAAGTTCCAG GACCGTCTGGCCCGGTGCACCATGCATTGCAATGACAAAGCCAAAGATTCAATAGATGCCGGAAGTAAAGAGCTTCAAGTGAAGCGGCAGCTGGAGAGTTGTGTGACCAAATGTGTGGATGACCACATGCACCTCATCCCAACCATGACCAAGAAGATGAAGGAGTCTCTCTCATCCATTGGGAAATAG
- the FAM136A gene encoding protein FAM136A isoform X1 has translation MAELQQLRVQEAVDSMVKSLERENIRKMQGLMFRCSASCCEDSQASMQQVHQCIERCHAPLAQAQALVTSELEKFQDRLARCTMHCNDKAKDSIDAGSKELQVKRQLESCVTKCVDDHMHLIPTMTKKMKESLSSIGK, from the exons ATGGCGGAGCTGCAGCAGCTCCGCGTGCAGGAGGCGGTGGACTCCATGGTGAAGAGTCTGGAGAGAGAGAACATCCGGAAGATGCAG GGCCTCATGTTCCGGTGCAGCGCCAGCTGCTGTGAGGACAGCCAGGCGTCCATGCAGCAGGTACACCAGTGCATTGAGCGCTGCCACGCGCCTCTGGCTCAAGCCCAGGCCCTGGTGACCAGCGAGTTGGAGAAGTTCCAG GACCGTCTGGCCCGGTGCACCATGCATTGCAATGACAAAGCCAAAGATTCAATAGATGCCGGAAGTAAAGAGCTTCAAGTGAAGCGGCAGCTGGAGAGTTGTGTGACCAAATGTGTGGATGACCACATGCACCTCATCCCAACCATGACCAAGAAGATGAAGGAGTCTCTCTCATCCATTGGGAAATAG